ATATTTATGTAGATCTACATTATTTAGAATATATTTTAAATCTTTTACATTGTGTTTCGCTCCTATTAATTTTGATTCTAATTCTTCTATATTTCTTTCTCCAAAAAAATCGCCATATATAGAGATATTAGTTATGATGCCATTTTCAACATTTAAATGATATTCAATTATTCCACTAGGATATTTAACTGAATTTTTGTATTTATAATTTGGACTTTTGCCATAGTTCCATTCCCAAGTTTCAAATTTTTTTTGGATATTTTGTTTATATTTTCTATATCTTTATTATTAAATTTATATATTTTTTCTATATTATAAGTTTTTATAATATAGGTTTTCAAATAATTTTTAAATTCTTGTGTTGTCATTTTATTTTTCATGTAAGGAGCAATGTTTGTAACTCGAGAACTTATGGATTTTATTGATTTATCAACGAATTTAATATTTTTATTTTTAAGGGCAGAAGATAATTTTTCTATATCACAATTATATAAAAGAGTACCATGATGAAGAATTTCTGTGGGCAATAAAAGTAAAATTGATATTGTCTAGATCGTTATATACAGCTCCGCCTCCTGAAAGTCTGCGTACTACAAAAATATTGTTTTTGTTGATATAATCTAGATTTATTTCAGATAATGTATTTTGATTTCTGCCGATTAATATTGAAGGGACATTTATCCATAACATAAAAATTTCTTCATCAAAATTTTTCATTAAGTATTCTTCTGCTGCATGATTAAAAAAGGGATTATTGCTATTATTTATGACATATATCATGTTTTTTCCTCCATTAGATGATTGTATTATATTTCAATTATAACTAATATTTTCTATATCAGCAACCGTAGAGTAATTTTATATATTATTTTTTATTCTATAGTCAATTAAACTTTCAATAGTTATTATTTTAAATCCAAATTTTTTTGCATATTCTATAAGTTGTGGCGTTCTTGCCATACTTCCATCATCATTCATTATTTCACAAATAACTCCTGCCGGATAAAGCCCAGCTAATCTAGCAAGATCTATTGCTGCTTCAGTATGACCTGCTCTTTTTAATACTCCCCCTTCTTTTCCTTTTAAAGGGAATATATGTCCTGGACGTCTAAAATCTTTGCTGCACACGTTAGGATCTAATATTTTTTTTATTGTAGTAGCTCTGTCTTTTGCAGAAATTCCAGTTGAGGTTTCTTTATAATCTACTGATATAGTAAATGCAGCTTCATCATATGGATTTTCATCTACCATTTGTTTTATATTTAATTCTTTTAGTCTA
This portion of the Keratinibaculum paraultunense genome encodes:
- a CDS encoding lipoate--protein ligase family protein, translated to MIYVINNSNNPFFNHAAEEYLMKNFDEEIFMLWINVPSILIGRNQNTLSEINLDYINKNNIFVVRRLSGGGAVYNDLDNINFTFIAHRNSSSWYSFI
- the ribB gene encoding 3,4-dihydroxy-2-butanone-4-phosphate synthase, translated to MNNFNTVEEALEEFKKGNFVIAVDDENRENEGDLMVPAEKITAEKINFMTKYARGLICLPIIASRLKELNIKQMVDENPYDEAAFTISVDYKETSTGISAKDRATTIKKILDPNVCSKDFRRPGHIFPLKGKEGGVLKRAGHTEAAIDLARLAGLYPAGVICEIMNDDGSMARTPQLIEYAKKFGFKIITIESLIDYRIKNNI
- a CDS encoding lipoate--protein ligase family protein, encoding MPTEILHHGTLLYNCDIEKLSSALKNKNIKFVDKSIKSISSRVTNIAPYMKNKMTTQEFKNYLKTYIIKTYNIEKIYKFNNKDIENINKISKKNLKLGNGTMAKVQIINTKIQLNILVE
- a CDS encoding lipoate protein ligase C-terminal domain-containing protein, which produces MQKKFETWEWNYGKSPNYKYKNSVKYPSGIIEYHLNVENGIITNISIYGDFFGERNIEELESKLIGAKHNVKDLKYILNNVDLHKYIQGLSTNNFIKDLMDITPDMEG